The proteins below come from a single Rosa rugosa chromosome 2, drRosRugo1.1, whole genome shotgun sequence genomic window:
- the LOC133729045 gene encoding large ribosomal subunit protein uL2x: MGRVIRAQRKGAGSVFKSHTHHRKGPARFRSLDFGERNGYLKGVVTDIIHDPGRGAPLARVSFRHPFRYKKQNELFVAAEGLYTGQFIYCGKKANLVVGNVLPVRSIPEGAVICNVEHHVGDRGTLARASGDYAVVISHNPDNDTSRIKLPSGAKKIVPSGCRAMIGQVAGGGRTEKPMLKAGNAYHKFRVKRNCWPKVRGVAMNPVEHPHGGGNHQHIGHASTVRRDAPPGQKVGLIAARRTGRLRGQAAAFASKDKA, from the exons atgggtcgCGTCATCAGAGCTCAGCGTAAGGGTGCCGGGTCGGTCTTCAAGTCCCACACCCACCACCGCAAGGGTCCGGCCCGCTTCCGCTCCCTCGACTTCGGCGAGCGCAACGGCTACCTCAAGGGCGTCGTCACCGACATCATCCACGACCCCGGCCGCGGTGCCCCCCTCGCTCGCGTCAGCTTCCGTCATCCTTTCCGCTACAAGAAGCAGAACGAGCTCTTCGTCGCCGCCGAGGGCCTTTACACCGGTCAGTTTATTTACTGCGGTAAGAAGGCCAATCTCGTCGTCGGCAACGTTCTGCCGGTCAGATCTATCCCCGAGGGAGCTGTGATCTGCAACGTCGAGCACCACGTCGGCGATCGTGGAACCCTAGCTAGGGCTTCTGGTGATTATGCTGTTGTTATCAGCCACAACCCTGATAACGATACCTCCAG GATCAAGCTTCCATCTGGTGCCAAGAAGATTGTTCCAAGTGGCTGCCGTGCTATGATTGGGCAGGTTGCAGGTGGTGGAAGAACAGAGAAGCCTATGCTCAAGGCCGGTAATGCCTACCACAAGTTCAGGGTGAAGAGAAACTGCTGGCCTAAGGTGCGTGGTGTGGCTATGAATCCAGTTGAGCATCCCCACGGAGGAGGTAACCACCAGCATATTGGACATGCTAGCACAGTCAGGCGTGATGCTCCCCCTGGGCAGAAGGTTGGTCTCATTGCTGCCAGGAGAACTGGTAGACTCAGAGGACAGGCTGCAGCTTTTGCTTCCAAGGATAAGGCTTAA
- the LOC133729046 gene encoding pentatricopeptide repeat-containing protein At1g30610, chloroplastic — MELSNGQVGFSNFQRNGILATNCSPKPFPLSGFLICGRTIFGIGLEEKNVKKSRVSGIRPLNRGTVISALAKEGTDNRSVGSEILEKDFEFKPSFDQCLKVMGSVKLRSDKDKSSRPKEDNPKHNMRNRNVSRRQLSEANEERVKSGESERQLDRGNVSKVAKLYENANGTTEQSKRLRVRGYKDEYDSRQSDMDEKEKMKIRGDTSNGKWSRYTGRPEQELDFNSGKGALARNAKESPRDYKSTGQDFERRKSDVRSEDGFERYRISAEKATDNRAFSPRSGNSTKNGRDFPRRDYDERAAFKNYDEFSDIMDKPRVSQMQMEERIQKLAKSLNGANIDMPEWMFSKMMRSAQIRFTDHSILRVIQILGKFGNWRRVLQVIEWLQMRERFKSHKLRYIYTTALDVLGKARRPVEALNVFHAMLQQLSSYPDLVAYHSIAITLGQAGHMKELFDVIDTMQSPPKKKFKTGALGKWDPRLEPDVIVYNAVLNACVQRKQWEGAFWVLEQLKKQGVQPATTTYGLVMEVMFACGKYNLVHEFFKKMQKSSIPNALTYRVIVNTLWREDKIDEAVQTVHNMERRGIVGSAALYYDFARCLCSAGRCQEALMQIEKICKVANKPLVVTYTGLIQACLDAGSIENGAYVFNQMENFCSPNLVTCNIMLKGYLDHGMYEEAKQLFQKMLEDRYNISSKSGYELRVTPDIYTFNTLLEACIIEKRWDDFESFYKRMLQSGYNFNIKRHLRMILDACKAGKGELLDITWVHLTEADRIPPPALIKERFCKKLEEDNYSVAISCIARTNPDDLQAFSKTAWLNLFQENAERFQKDTLLQLVREVSILTAKSDVANPVFENLMTCCRELDRTGVRTGDFKPNESVCTVQTEPAY; from the exons ATGGAATTGTCAAATGGGCAAGTGGGGTTCTCTAATTTTCAAAGAAATGGGATTTTGGCTACGAATTGTAGCCCAAAGCCATTTCCTTTATCTGGGTTTTTGATTTGTGGGAGAACCATTTTCGGCATTGGCTTAGAGGAGAAGAATGTGAAGAAGAGTCGGGTTTCTGGTATTAGACCATTGAACCGTGGAACTGTAATTAGTGCTTTGGCGAAGGAAGGGACTGATAACCGATCAGTTGGTAGTGAAATTCTGGAGAAAGATTTTGAATTTAAGCCATCGTTTGATCAATGCTTGAAGGTTATGGGGTCTGTTAAGCTTAGAAGTGACAAAGATAAGAGCAGCCGGCCAAAAGAAGATAATCCAAAGCATAATATGAGGAATAGAAATGTTTCCAGAAGACAGTTGTCTGAGGCAAATGAAGAGCGTGTAAAATCGGGGGAGTCTGAAAGGCAATTGGATCGAGGGAATGTGTCAAAAGTTGCGAAACTATATGAAAATGCTAATGGAACCACGGAACAAAGCAAAAGGCTACGAGTTAGAGGATATAAGGATGAATATGATAGCAGGCAGAGTGACATGGATGAAAAGGAAAAGATGAAGATAAGGGGAGATACAAGTAATGGAAAATGGTCGAGATATACTGGTAGACCAGAACAAGAATTGGACTTCAACTCGGGTAAGGGTGCATTGGCACGAAATGCTAAAGAAAGCCCAAGAGATTACAAGTCAACTGGTCAAGACTTTGAGAGAAGGAAAAGTGATGTTAGAAGTGAAGATGGATTTGAGAGGTACCGCATCAGTGCTGAGAAAGCCACTGATAATAGAGCTTTCTCTCCTAGAAGTGGAAATTCAACCAAGAACGGAAGAGATTTCCCTAGGAGAGACTATGATGAAAGAGCTGCATTTAAGAATTATGATGAATTCAGTGATATTATGGACAAGCCACGAGTTTCACAAATGCAAATGGAGGAGAGAATCCAGAAGCTAGCAAAATC GCTGAATGGTGCAAACATCGACATGCCTGAGTGGATGTTTTCAAAGATGATGCGAAGTGCACAAATCAGATTCACAGATCATTCAATACTTAGAGTTATTCAGATATTAGGAAAATTCGGAAACTGGAGACGAGTGTTACAAGTCATTGAGTGGCTTCAAATGCGTGAGCGCTTCAAATCTCACAAGCTCAG ATACATATATACAACTGCTCTCGATGTACTTGGAAAGGCAAGGAGACCTGTGGAGGCACTAAATGTATTTCATGCAATGCTG CAACAACTATCATCATATCCTGACTTGGTAGCTTATCATTCCATTGCCATTACTCTTGGACAAGCGGGCCATATGAAAGAACTATTTGATGTGATTGATACTATGCAGTCTCCTCCCAAGAAGAAGTTCAAGACTGGAGCACTTGGGAAGTGGGATCCTCGGTTGGAACCAGATGTCATTGTCTACAATGCA GTACTAAATGCTTGTGTTCAGCGGAAACAATGGGAAGGAGCATTTTGGGTTTTGGAGCAGTTAAAGAAACAAGGTGTGCAGCCTGCCACTACAACATATGGACTTGTCATGGAG GTGATGTTTGCATGTGGCAAGTACAATTTGGTTCACGAGTTTTTTAAGAAGATGCAGAAATCTTCTATACCAAATGCTTTAACTTACAGAG TTATTGTGAATACTCTTTGGAGAGAAGATAAAATAGACGAGGCTGTACAGACTGTTCACAATATGGAAAGACGAGGAATAGTAGGTTCTGCAGCTCTTTATTATGACTTCGCTCGATGTCTTTGTAGTGCTGGAAGGTGTCAAGAAGCACTAATGCAG ATTGAGAAGATATGTAAGGTTGCAAATAAGCCTTTAGTAGTGACTTACACTGGTTTAATTCAAGCTTGTTTGGATGCTGGAAGCATTGAAAATGGGGCATATGTCTTCAACCAAATGGAGAACTTCTGTTCCCCAAATCTGGTCACTTGCAACATAATGCTGAAAGGCTACTTGGACCATGGGATGTATGAAGAAGCAAAACAGCTGTTCCAAAAGATGTTGGAAGATAGGTACAATATCAGCAGCAAATCTGGTTATGAGCTGCGGGTGACACCGGATATCTATACATTCAACACTTTGTTAGAAGCATGCATCATAGAGAAAAGGTGGGATGATTTTGAGTCTTTCTACAAAAGGATGCTGCAAAGTGGATATAACTTCAATATTAAACGACATCTTCGGATGATATTGGATGCTTGCAAAGCAGGAAAG GGTGAGCTACTGGATATAACCTGGGTGCACTTGACCGAGGCAGACCGAATTCCACCCCCTGCTCTCATCAAGGAAAGGTTTTGCAAAAAGCTGGAGGAAGATAACTATTCTGTTGCTATCTCCTGCATTGCCAGAACAAATCCCGATGATCTGCAGGCATTCTCAAAGACAGCATGGTTGAATTTGTTCCAGGAAAATGCAGAAAGGTTTCAGAAAGACACTCTTCTGCAGTTAGTTCGTGAGGTTAGCATTCTTACTGCCAAAAGTGATGTGGCGAACCCTGTATTTGAAAACCTTATGACGTGTTGTAGAGAACTTGATAGAACTGGTGTGAGGACAGGTGACTTTAAACCAAATGAAAGTGTATGTACTGTTCAAACTGAACCAGCTTATTAA